A stretch of the Clostridium botulinum genome encodes the following:
- a CDS encoding phosphatase PAP2 family protein, whose amino-acid sequence MKKLFQNIKTKDASILKLINNSMNCKILDFIMTPITYLGSLTFCIVFCLITIFNSNRHIHLLGITAATTLIISSFIGFIIKNSVNRLRPFIHIKNLNIKKIGIDKYSFPSGHTTAAFSISTIISLSYPHTAIISTGIASCVGLSRLYLGVHYPTDVLCGVFLGSITSFIVFYSI is encoded by the coding sequence TTGAAAAAACTATTTCAAAACATCAAAACTAAAGATGCTAGTATATTAAAGTTAATAAATAATTCTATGAACTGCAAAATTTTAGATTTTATTATGACCCCTATTACTTACTTGGGTTCTTTAACATTTTGTATCGTATTCTGTTTAATTACAATTTTTAATTCAAATAGACATATACATTTATTAGGTATCACTGCTGCTACAACACTTATAATCAGTTCTTTTATAGGATTTATAATAAAAAACTCCGTAAACCGATTAAGACCTTTTATTCATATTAAAAATTTAAATATAAAAAAAATAGGAATAGATAAATATTCATTTCCTTCTGGACATACAACAGCCGCTTTTTCTATATCTACTATTATATCTCTTTCTTATCCTCATACTGCTATTATCAGTACTGGCATCGCTTCTTGTGTTGGTTTATCACGCTTATATCTTGGCGTTCACTATCCAACAGATGTGTTGTGTGGTGTCTTTTTAGGTAGTATAACTTCATTTATTGTTTTTTATAGTATATAA
- a CDS encoding metal ABC transporter ATP-binding protein, with protein sequence METIVEISNVDVYYDDVSALSNINLKVKEKEFLAILGPNGGGKSTLLKLMLGFRKPSGGDISIFGKYPQRSRKLIGYVPQFTKFDKKFPISVGEVVLMGKLGNSIRPFHKFNDDDRKKADDIMKRLNIYQFKERQIGQLSGGQMQRVLIARALLVEPKILLLDEPTASLDATTKIQIYELLKELNKNMTIIIVTHDINIISKYATNIACIDNKLYYHGKAQLGNDIIKRVYGCPAESISVKDMGKYLNSLEEGLDD encoded by the coding sequence ATGGAAACTATAGTTGAGATAAGTAATGTGGACGTTTATTATGATGATGTGTCCGCATTAAGTAATATAAATTTAAAAGTAAAAGAAAAAGAGTTTTTGGCTATACTTGGTCCAAATGGAGGGGGAAAAAGTACACTTTTAAAACTAATGTTAGGTTTTAGAAAACCCAGTGGTGGGGATATTAGCATATTTGGGAAATATCCTCAAAGATCTAGAAAATTAATAGGGTATGTACCCCAATTCACTAAGTTTGATAAAAAATTCCCTATAAGTGTAGGAGAAGTTGTGCTTATGGGTAAGCTAGGAAATTCAATAAGGCCCTTTCATAAATTTAATGATGATGATAGAAAAAAAGCAGACGATATAATGAAAAGGTTAAATATATATCAATTTAAAGAAAGACAAATAGGTCAATTATCTGGAGGACAAATGCAAAGAGTATTAATTGCAAGAGCTCTTTTAGTTGAACCTAAAATATTGCTTTTAGATGAGCCAACGGCAAGTTTAGATGCTACTACTAAAATACAAATTTATGAACTTTTAAAAGAATTAAATAAAAATATGACAATAATAATTGTCACTCATGATATTAATATAATTTCTAAATATGCTACTAATATAGCTTGTATAGATAATAAATTGTATTATCATGGGAAGGCACAATTGGGTAATGACATTATAAAAAGAGTATATGGTTGCCCTGCGGAATCCATTTCAGTAAAAGATATGGGAAAATATCTAAATTCTTTGGAGGAGGGGTTAGATGATTAA
- a CDS encoding TIGR01212 family radical SAM protein (This family includes YhcC from E. coli K-12, an uncharacterized radical SAM protein.) yields MKEKWGNKRYNTLNYFLREKFGEKVFKISLDAGFSCPNRDGTISKGGCIYCSERGSGDFAGDRNFSISSQFDNIKEIMKNKWKQGKYIAYFQAYTNTYASVSELRKKYEEAINQKGVVALAIATRPDCLSDEIIELISEYNKKLYTWVELGLQTSNESTARIINRGYKLPVFEDSLNRLRNRNIDVVVHTIFGLPGEEKEDMLNTIKYLREKNIQGIKIHLLHLLKGTPMVKLYEQGNLKFLEQDEYIDIIAEAVSLLPQNIVIHRLTGDAPRSLIIGPMWSLKKWEVLNAIDKKFECENIYQGKEYNKN; encoded by the coding sequence ATGAAAGAAAAATGGGGGAACAAAAGATATAATACTTTGAATTATTTTCTAAGAGAAAAATTTGGAGAAAAGGTATTTAAAATATCGTTAGATGCAGGTTTTTCATGTCCTAATAGAGATGGAACAATAAGTAAAGGTGGATGTATATATTGTAGCGAAAGAGGATCAGGTGATTTTGCAGGTGATAGAAATTTTTCAATAAGTTCTCAATTTGATAATATAAAAGAAATTATGAAAAATAAGTGGAAGCAAGGAAAATACATAGCTTACTTTCAAGCATATACAAATACTTATGCTTCTGTTTCTGAACTTCGAAAAAAGTATGAAGAAGCTATAAATCAAAAGGGGGTAGTAGCACTTGCCATAGCTACACGACCGGATTGTTTAAGTGATGAAATTATAGAGTTAATAAGTGAGTACAATAAAAAATTATATACATGGGTAGAATTAGGGCTTCAAACTAGTAATGAAAGTACTGCAAGAATTATAAACAGAGGATATAAATTACCTGTTTTTGAGGATTCGCTAAATAGACTTAGAAATAGAAATATTGATGTTGTAGTGCATACTATTTTTGGTCTTCCTGGAGAAGAAAAAGAGGATATGCTAAATACTATAAAATATTTAAGGGAAAAGAATATACAAGGTATAAAAATTCATCTTTTGCATTTACTTAAGGGGACTCCTATGGTTAAATTATATGAGCAAGGAAATCTTAAATTTTTAGAACAGGATGAATATATAGATATAATAGCTGAAGCAGTAAGTCTGTTACCTCAAAATATAGTTATACATAGATTAACTGGAGATGCACCTAGAAGTTTAATAATAGGACCTATGTGGAGTTTAAAAAAGTGGGAAGTTTTAAATGCCATAGATAAAAAATTTGAGTGCGAAAATATATATCAAGGAAAAGAGTATAATAAAAATTAA
- a CDS encoding HAD family hydrolase has product MLKDIKGAIFDMDGTLIDSMWIWTKIDIDFLKKRNIKCPENLKEEVQDLCFEDAALYFKNTFNLKESPQEICNEWNTMALDQYKHNVKLKPGTRKFLNLLKSMGIKIGLATSNCELLLTTALKANGIYDYFDCITRTDEVTRGKNFPDVYLLAANRLGIAPSECIVFEDIFPAVVGAKAAGMKVIGIYDDFSSYQKDKILNIADKYIYDYSDLIDDAI; this is encoded by the coding sequence ATGCTTAAGGATATAAAAGGAGCCATATTTGATATGGATGGCACTCTTATAGATTCTATGTGGATATGGACAAAGATAGATATAGATTTTTTAAAAAAAAGAAATATAAAATGTCCTGAAAATTTAAAAGAAGAAGTACAAGACCTATGTTTTGAGGATGCTGCATTATACTTTAAAAATACGTTTAATTTAAAAGAATCTCCTCAAGAAATTTGCAACGAATGGAATACTATGGCATTAGATCAATATAAACATAATGTTAAACTTAAACCAGGTACAAGGAAATTTTTAAACTTATTAAAATCTATGGGTATTAAAATTGGACTTGCAACTAGTAATTGTGAATTATTACTTACAACTGCATTAAAAGCAAATGGTATATATGATTATTTCGATTGTATCACAAGGACAGATGAAGTTACTCGCGGCAAAAACTTTCCTGATGTATATCTTCTTGCAGCTAACCGTCTTGGAATCGCTCCTTCCGAGTGTATTGTATTTGAAGATATATTTCCAGCAGTAGTTGGTGCTAAAGCCGCAGGAATGAAAGTTATAGGAATTTACGATGACTTTTCAAGTTATCAAAAGGATAAAATATTAAATATTGCAGATAAATATATATATGACTATAGTGACCTTATAGATGATGCAATATAA
- a CDS encoding [Fe-Fe] hydrogenase large subunit C-terminal domain-containing protein, with amino-acid sequence MNNNFDLLFKKLIKAYYDNNFEDTITNILSDKNADKEYLSKVISSLCGVNLDFDDNFIINLKKAIGNYEIRHKIVHKVHDCSMDCSDTGELTLCQKSCPFDAILVDKNTNSTYISLDKCTDCGFCVNACPTGSILDKIEFIPLIDLLNKGETVIAAVAPSIIGQFGDDVTMNQLRSAFKKLGFTDMVEVAFFADMLTIKEAVEFDHNVNSIDDFMISSCCCPMWLAMLKKSFHELLPHVSPSVSPMIAAGKVLKKINPKCKVVFIGPCIAKKSEAKEKDIAGIIDYVLTYKELKDIFDSLNIAPKALTEDNTIEYSSKQGLIYGFAGGVSKAICDCIANLFPEKSDLLKSVKASGVKECRETLNLLKDGDLDANFVEGMGCIGGCVGGPGTLISKEDGKNSLSNLADISDISISTQNHWMKNILNKIDINSLEDFKDKDKTDIFHRNF; translated from the coding sequence ATGAATAACAATTTCGATTTATTATTTAAAAAATTAATTAAAGCTTATTATGATAATAACTTTGAAGATACTATAACTAATATATTATCCGATAAAAATGCCGATAAAGAATACTTATCTAAGGTAATTTCCTCATTATGTGGAGTTAACTTAGATTTTGATGATAACTTTATAATTAATCTAAAAAAAGCCATAGGTAACTATGAAATCCGTCATAAAATAGTACACAAAGTTCATGATTGTTCTATGGACTGTTCAGATACCGGTGAACTAACCCTTTGCCAAAAGTCCTGTCCTTTTGATGCCATTTTAGTTGATAAAAATACTAATAGTACATATATTTCTCTTGATAAATGCACTGACTGTGGTTTCTGTGTTAATGCCTGTCCTACTGGTAGCATATTAGATAAAATTGAATTTATTCCGTTAATAGACTTATTAAATAAAGGAGAAACTGTTATAGCCGCAGTAGCTCCTTCCATAATAGGTCAATTTGGTGATGATGTAACTATGAATCAACTTAGAAGTGCATTTAAAAAACTTGGATTTACGGATATGGTTGAAGTAGCTTTTTTTGCAGATATGCTTACTATAAAAGAAGCTGTAGAATTTGATCATAACGTAAATTCCATAGATGACTTTATGATTTCCTCTTGTTGTTGTCCTATGTGGCTTGCCATGTTAAAAAAATCATTTCATGAATTACTGCCACACGTATCCCCATCAGTTTCTCCCATGATTGCCGCTGGTAAAGTGCTAAAAAAAATAAACCCTAAATGTAAAGTTGTATTTATAGGACCTTGTATTGCTAAAAAATCAGAAGCTAAAGAAAAAGATATTGCTGGCATTATAGACTATGTACTAACTTATAAAGAGCTTAAAGATATCTTCGATTCATTAAATATAGCTCCTAAAGCCCTTACTGAAGATAACACTATAGAATATTCTTCAAAACAAGGCTTAATATATGGTTTTGCTGGAGGAGTCTCGAAAGCCATATGTGATTGTATAGCTAATCTTTTTCCTGAGAAATCAGATTTATTAAAGTCCGTAAAAGCTAGTGGTGTAAAAGAGTGTCGTGAAACCTTAAATTTACTAAAAGACGGTGATCTAGATGCTAATTTCGTTGAAGGTATGGGATGCATTGGTGGATGCGTTGGAGGACCTGGTACTTTAATTTCCAAAGAAGACGGGAAAAATTCTCTATCAAATTTAGCTGATATATCTGATATATCTATTTCAACACAAAATCATTGGATGAAGAATATATTAAACAAAATAGATATTAACTCTTTAGAAGACTTTAAAGATAAGGATAAAACAGATATATTTCATAGAAATTTTTAA